In a genomic window of Larus michahellis chromosome 3, bLarMic1.1, whole genome shotgun sequence:
- the TP53BP2 gene encoding apoptosis-stimulating of p53 protein 2 isoform X2: MLDILQRFGMQRSEVRFFLRHERSPCRETGTGQRSQDPALKRNGVKVPGDRRIENGVSAPRMDMTLAELQEMASRQQQQIEAQQQMLANKEQRLKFLKQQDQRQQQQAAEQEKLKRLKEIAENQEAKLKKVRALKGHVEQKRLSNGKLVEEIEQMNSLFQQKQRELVLAVSKVEELTRQLEMLKNGRIDGYHDNQSAVAELDRLYKELQLRNKLNQEQNAKLQQQRECLNKRNSEVAVMDKRVNELRERLWKKKAALQQKENVPVSSDGNLPQPVASAPSRVAAVGPYIQSSTMPRIASRPELLVKPAFSDGTQALQVPDGPLKTQTLPNMRAGSSSQAKAPAGSVVPSTKPSPSATDWSSSNADNHISQGSAVTSGKGIVTSEGQAEGEAFLRDKEKKVRPFSMFDSVDQSAGLGTLRKNQSSEDLLREAQTANKNVTKVPPPVPTKPKQINLPYFGQASHLQPSDTKLDGNLQKLPLAIVTMGNKQKPVAQQPSHPSQQIQQRISVPPAGPSSSQDQILPSCKQESPPAAAVRPFTPQPSKETSLPPFRKPQTVAASSIYSMYTQQQTPGKNFQQAVQSALTRAQTRGPHFPSVYGKPVMAGAGVQNQLPQTENVYSNLQGKPGSPEPEMETTASAHENHEPERIPRPLSPTKLLPFLSNPYRNQSDADLEALRKKLSNAPRPLKKRSSITEPEGPNGPNIQKLLYQRTTLAAMETISAPSHPSKQTASAASPESPAEIPNPYLSPESEKETAASMPEPAIAEEAENTPADQSEAVLPSVALDTVPEGVSDGDELTQPKMEEPSIEASLPLEVYMEEYPPYPPPPYPSGEPESLGEDSFSMRPPEVTGQFSLPPGKRTNLRKTGSERIGHGMRVKFNPLALLLDSSLEGEFDLVQRIIYEVEDPSMPNDEGITALHNAVCAGHTEIVKFLVQFGVNVNAADSDGWTPLHCAASCNNVQVCKFLVESGAAVFAMTYSDMQTAADKCEEMEEGYTQCSQFLYGVQEKMGIMNKGVIYGLWDYEAQNDDELSMKEGDCMTILRREDEDEIEWWWARLNDKEGYVPRNLLGLYPRIKPRQRSLA, encoded by the exons GAACAGCGTCTGAAATTCCTGAAACAGCAAGATCAGCGACAGCAACAGCAAGCTGCTGAGCAGGAAAAACTGAAGCGATTAAAGGAAATTGCTGAGAATCAGGAAGCCAAACTTAAAAAAGTGAGAGCACTGAAAGGCCACGTGGAGCAAAAAAGACTCAGCAATGGGAAATTAG TGGAGGAGATTGAACAGATGAACAGCCTGTTCCAGCAAAAGCAGCGCGAGCTGGTGCTGGCGGTGTCAAAAGTAGAGGAACTGACCAGGCAACTGGAGATGCTGAAGAACGGCCGAATTGATGGTTACCATGACAACCAGTCGGCTGTAGCTGAGCTCGACCGCCTGTACAAGGAGCTGCAG TTGAGGAACAAACTGAACCAGGAGCAGAATGCCAAGCTGCAGCAACAGAGGGAGTGTTTGAACAAGCGCAACTCGGAGGTGGCAGTCATGGATAAGCGTGTTAATGAGCTGCGAGAGCGcctgtggaagaaaaaggcagctcTGCAACAGAAAGAGAATGTACCA gtttCTTCGGACGGGAATTTACCCCAGCCAGTGGCTTCTGCTCCAAGTCGAGTGGCAGCAGTAGGTCCTTATATCCAGTCCTCTACTATGCCACGTATTGCTTCCAGACCTGAACTTTTGGTGAAACCAGCATTTTCAGATGGGACACAAGCTTTGCAGGTACCTGATGGTCCACTAAAAACACAAACTCTGCCTAACATGAGAGCTGGGAGCAGTTCGCAAGCTAAAGCTCCTGCAG GTTCTGTAGTCCCCAGTACAAAACCTTCCCCATCTGCCACTGACTGGAGTAGTTCAAATGCAGACAATCATATTAGTCAAGGATCAGCCGTGACTTCAGGAAAAGGAATTGTGACTAGTGAAGGACAAG CTGAAGGAGAAGCTTTTTtaagagacaaagagaaaaaagttcGTCCATTCTCAATGTTTGATTCTGTGGACCAATCTGCTGGGCTGGGCACGCTCCGAAAGAACCAGAGCAGCGAAGATCTCCTGCGAGAAGCACAG ACGGccaataaaaatgtaacaaagGTACCACCACCTGTCCCCACTAAACCAAAGCAGATAAACTTGCCTTACTTTGGTCAAGCCAGTCATCTGCAACCTTCTGATACTAAGCTGGATGGAAACCTGCAGAAGCTGCCTTTGGCTATTGTAACTATggggaacaaacaaaaaccagtggCACAGCAGCCCTCACATCCTTCTCAGCAgatacagcaaagaatttctgtaCCTCCTGCAGGTCCTTCCTCTAGCCAGGACCAAATTCTTCCCTCCTGCAAACAGGAgagtcccccagcagcagccgtgAGACCTTTTACCCCTCAGCCGTCCAAAGAGACCTCACTCCCACCATTTCGAAAGCCTCAAACTGTGGCTGCAAGTTCAATTTATAGCATGTACACGCAACAGCAGACTCCTGGGAAGAACTTCCAGCAGGCAGTGCAAAGTGCTTTGACAAGAGCGCAGACCAGGGGACCACACTTCCCAAGTG TGTATGGCAAGCCTGTGATGGCAGGAGCTGGTGTACAGAATCAGCTGCCGCAGACGGAGAACGTCTACTCAAACCTCCAAGGCAAGCCAGGCAGTCCAGAGCCTGAGATGGAAACAACAGCCTCTGCTCATGAGAATCACGAACCAGAGCGAATACCCCGTCCCCTTAGCCCGACCAAATTGCTGCCTTTCTTATCCAACCCGTATCGCAACCAGAGTGACGCTGATCTGGAAGCACTACGGAAAAAGCTCTCCAATGCACCCAGACCACTGAAGAAACGTAGCTCCATTACTGAGCCAGAAGGACCTAATGGCCCCAATATTCAGAAGCTGTTGTATCAGAGGACCACTCTGGCTGCGATGGAGACTATCTCAGCTCCATCACATCCCTCCAAACAGACAGCATCAGCTGCCAGTCCTGAAAGCCCAGCAGAAATCCCAAATCCTTATCTAAGCCCAGAATcggaaaaagaaacagctgcttcTATGCCAGAACCGGCCATTGCTGAGGAAGCAGAAAACACCCCAGCGGATCAGAGCGAAGCTGTTCTTCCCTCTGTAGCTTTGGACACTGTACCTGAAGGAGTATCAGATGGTGATGAACTCACGCAGCCAAAAATGGAAGAACCAAGCATAGAAGCTTCACTGCCACTGGAGGTATACATGGAAGAATATCCTCCATACCCACCACCTCCCTATCCATCAGGGGAACCAGAGAGTTTGGGAGAGGACTCATTCAGTATGAGGCCTCCTGAAGTTACTGGACAGTTTTCCTTGCCTCCG GGGAAGAGGACGAACTTGCGCAAAACTGGCTCTGAGAGAATTGGGCATGGAATGAGAGTGAAATTCAATCCCCTCGCATTGCTTCTGGATTCATCTTTGGAGGGGGAGTTTGACCTCGTGCAGAGAATAATTTATGAG GTTGAAGATCCTAGCATGCCCAATGATGAAGGGATTACTGCACTGCACAATGCCGTGTGTGCTGGACACACGGAAATCGTCAAGTTCCTGGTGCAATTTGGTGTGAACGTGAACGCCGCAGATAGCGATGGATG GACCCCGTTACACTGTGCAGCATCTTGCAATAACGTGCAGGTGTGCAAGTTCCTGGTGGAGTCAGGTGCAGCTGTATTTGCGATGACCTACAGTGACATGCAGACGGCTGCAGACAAGTGTGAGGAAATGGAGGAAGGCTACACACAGTGCTCCCAGTTCTTATATG GAGTCCAGGAGAAAATGGGGATAATGAACAAAGGAGTGATTTATGGACTCTGGGATTATGAGGCTCAGAATGACGATGAGCTCTCAATGAAAGAGGGAGACTGCATGACAATCCTGCGCCGGGAAGATGAAGATGAAATTGAGTGGTGGTGGGCACGGCTGAATGACAAGGAAGGCTACGTTCCCCGCAACCTGCTAGGG CTGTATCCAAGGATTAAACCTAGACAAAGAAGCTTGGCATGA